Within Pseudorca crassidens isolate mPseCra1 chromosome 8, mPseCra1.hap1, whole genome shotgun sequence, the genomic segment CACCTGGAGGACATGTTAGAAAATCTCCTTGATGCCACTCCTAGGGATTTTTGCGGGGCCCAAATCTCTGAATTTCCTACAAATTCCAAGCGAGGCTTATGCTGCTGGGTGCCTTTTAGCATCTTACACAGAACCTGTACATAAAAgctaatatatatttatgcatactcagaaatgttttttttttcttttcttcttctacttCATGCTCATGTTCTGTCACTTCTTCCTTTTAGATTGATTTTGAAGATGTGATTGCAGAACCAGAAGGGACATACAGTTTCGATGGCATCTGGAAGGCCAGCTTCACCACCTTCACTGTGACGAAGTACTGGTTTTACCgtttgctgtctgccctctttGGCATCCCAATGGCACTCATCTGGGGCATTTACTTTGCCATTCTCTCTTTTCTGCACATCTGGGCAGTTGTACCGTGCATTAAGAGTTTCTTGATTGAGATTCAGTGCATCAGCCGTGTCTATTCCATCTACGTCCACGCCTTCTGTGACCCGCTATTTGAGTCTATTGGCAAAATATTCAGCAATATCCACATCAACAC encodes:
- the CAV1 gene encoding caveolin-1 isoform X1, which codes for MSGGKYVDSEGHLYTVPIREQGNIYKPNNKAMAEEMNEKQVYDAHTKEIDLVNRDPKHLNDDVVKIDFEDVIAEPEGTYSFDGIWKASFTTFTVTKYWFYRLLSALFGIPMALIWGIYFAILSFLHIWAVVPCIKSFLIEIQCISRVYSIYVHAFCDPLFESIGKIFSNIHINTQKEI
- the CAV1 gene encoding caveolin-1 isoform X2 is translated as MAEEMNEKQVYDAHTKEIDLVNRDPKHLNDDVVKIDFEDVIAEPEGTYSFDGIWKASFTTFTVTKYWFYRLLSALFGIPMALIWGIYFAILSFLHIWAVVPCIKSFLIEIQCISRVYSIYVHAFCDPLFESIGKIFSNIHINTQKEI